A stretch of the Papaver somniferum cultivar HN1 chromosome 6, ASM357369v1, whole genome shotgun sequence genome encodes the following:
- the LOC113286190 gene encoding cold-regulated 413 plasma membrane protein 2-like — MVRTEYLAMKTDEIAAETLNSDMKELGIVAKKLAGHAMKLGGLAIGTAVLQWVAVAAAVFLMVSAETKYKPNILTALLVPYIFFTLPSTLFIILSGEISKGISLLSVLLQLFFPEHVPNWPGKIGSTFLVLALAPHLIGETLRGNWIGDVICIVITFYHLQEHIRKSGGFKQSFTTLVGLAYTSGIILMIVYPIWSLVLHLN, encoded by the exons ATGGTGAGGACCGAGTATTTGGCAATGAAAACTGATGAAATTGCAGCTGAAACACTTAATTCCGATATGAAAGAACTCGGGATAGTAGCAAAGAAGCTTGCTGGCCATGCCATGAAATTGGGAGGACTAGCTATTGGAACTGCCGTCCTGCAGTGGGTTGCTGTTGCTGCCGCTGT TTTTTTGATGGTTTCGGCCGAAACAAAGTACAAGCCGAATATCCTGACTGCGCTTCTAGTGCCTTATATTTTCTTCACTCTTCCTTCAACATTGTTTATCATTCTAAG CGGAGAAATTTCAAAAGGAATCTCTCTACTTTCAGTCCTGTTGCAACTATTTTTCCCAGAACACGTTCCAA ATTGGCCTGGAAAGATTGGATCAACATTTCTTGTACTAGCGCTCGCTCCTCATTTAATTGGTGAAACTTTAAGAGGGAATTGGATTGGTGATGTCATCTGTATTGTCATCACCTTTTACCATTTGCAAGAACATATTAGAAAATCTGGCGGGTTCAAACAATCATTCACCACACTCGTTGGTTTGGCTTATACAAGTGGAATCATTTTGATGATTGTTTATCCTATCTGGTCTCTTGTGCTACATCTCAACTAG